In one window of Falco cherrug isolate bFalChe1 chromosome 10, bFalChe1.pri, whole genome shotgun sequence DNA:
- the LOC114016815 gene encoding uncharacterized protein LOC114016815 — MWQQWRELGLLESLRSNARDEWSEGMTQTPAEYVGGQGKCYTGEQPHQKDNMLIHLLCWSKITTETQRLYSARNSSFETPGCAGYCGAVTASDVSATHRTIHHEKLPCLPQEFSLPVLFKTSLLFGTGFGHLKICLSFSAGSDMSLANLRTLEEHRTSSSIWDLSGVTSSGMLGISATHLTKAWHASRPVIG, encoded by the exons ATGTGGCAGCAATGGCGTGAACTTGGTCTTCTTGAAAGCCTACGCAGCAATGCCAGAGATGAATGGTCTGAAGGCATGACGCAAACCCCAGCAGAGTATGTGGGAGGACAG GGGAAGTGTTACACCGGAGAGCAGCCCCACCAAAAGGATAATATGCTCATTCATTTGCTATGTTGGTCTAAGATAACCACAGAGACCCAGAGGTTGTACAGTGCCAG AAACTCCAGCTTTGAAACTCCTGGTTGTGCGGGGTACTGTGGTGCTGTAACAGCTTCAGATGTATCTGCAACCCACAGAACAATACACCATGAG AAGCTGCCTTGTCTGCCACAGGAATTCAGTTTGCCAGTCCTCTTCAAAACAAGCCTCCTTTTTGGGACCGGGTTTGGCCATCTGAAGATCTGCCTCAGCTTCTCTGCAGGCTCTGATATGAGCCTGGCAAATCTACGCACCCTGGAAGAGCACAGGACCTCCAGCAGCATATGGGACCTCTCTGGTGTAACTTCCAGTGGGATGCTGGGGATCTCAGCTACGCACCTCACCAAAGCGTGGCATGCCTCGCGGCCAGTCATCGGATAA
- the CHKA gene encoding choline kinase alpha isoform X2 produces the protein MKTKFCNGETDPSPLGLLLGCSSGGGGVVLPAAGQPPSPLAHADPEGKDPVAASRGGGASTPPSALLLPPPEEEPPLDPRTRRRAYLWCKEFLPGAWRGLREEQLRISPIRGGLSNMLFQCSLPDTIETVADEPRKVLLRLYGAILQMGAEAMVLESVMFAILAERALGPKLYGIFPQGRLEEFIPSRKLSTEELSLPDISAEIAEKMARFHGMKMPFNKEPKWLFGTMEKYLNQVLRIKFTRESRTRKLNKLLSYNLPQEMKNLRAMLEATSSPVVFCHNDCQEGNVLLLEGRENSENQKLMLIDFEYSSYNYRGFDIGNHFCEWMYDYTYEKYPFFKATALKYPSKKQQLHFISSYLSAFHDGFAKLSNEEKSKLEEEMLIEVNRFALASHFFWGLWSIIQAKISSIEFGYLEYALSRFDAYFDQKKRLKV, from the exons ATGAAAACCAAGTTCTGTAACGGCGAGACCGACCCTTCCCCGCTCGggctcctcctgggctgcagttCCGGCGGGGGCGGCGTCGTCCTCCCCGCCGCTGGGCAGCCCCCCTCTCCGCTGGCTCACGCTGACCCCGAGGGGAAAGACCCCGTGGCGGCGAGCAGAGGCGGGGGCGCCTCGACCCCGCCCTccgcgctgctgctgccgccgcctgAGGAGGAGCCGCCGCTCGACCCCCGGACGCGGCGCAGGGCGTATCTGTGGTGTAAGGAGTTCCTGCCCGGCGCCtggcgggggctgcgggaggaGCAGCTGCGCATCAGCCCCATCAG AGGTGGCCTCAGCAACATGCTGTTTCAGTGCTCACTGCCTGATACCATTGAGACAGTTGCAGATGAACCACGGAAAGTTCTCCTGCGCTTATACGGTGCAATCCTGCAGATG ggGGCAGAAGCCATGGTTCTGGAAAGTGTTATGTTTGCCATTCTTGCAGAGAGAGCTCTTGGCCCAAAGCTGTATGGAATCTTTCCACAAGGGCGACTGGAGGAATTCATTCCC AGCAGGAAACTAAGTACTGAAGAGCTAAGCTTACCTGATATATCTGCTGAAATAGCTGAGAAGATGGCTAGATTTCATGGCatgaaaatgccatttaatAAAGAACCTAAGTGGCTTTTTGGAACAATGGAAAA ATATCTAAATCAAGTGCTGAGGATTAAGTTTACCAGAGAATCCAGAACTAGAAAACTGAACAAACTCCTCAGTTACAATCTCCcccaggaaatgaaaaatctgaG AGCTATGCTTGAAGCTACTTCATCACCAGTTGTATTTTGCCACAATGACTGTCAAGAAG GTAATGTCTTGCTTCTGGAAGGCAGAGAGAATTCAGAAAACCAGAAGCTGATGCTCATTGACTTTGAATACAGCAGCTATAATTACCG AGGATTTGACATTGGAAATCACTTCTGTGAATGGATGTATGATTACACGTATGAGAAGTACCCATTCTTCAAAGCTACTGCTCTTAAATATCCTTCAAAGAAGCAACAG CTTCATTTTATCTCCAGTTACCTGTCTGCATTCCATGACGGCTTTGCAAAGCTGAGCAATGAAGAGAAGTCCAAACTAGAAGAGGAAATGTTGATAGAAGTTAACAG GTTTGCGCTTGCATCGCACTTCTTCTGGGGTCTGTGGTCTATTATACAAGCAAAGATCTCATCTATTGAGTTTGGTTACCTG GAATATGCGTTATCCAGATTTGATGCGTACTTTGATCAGAAGAAGAGGCTGAAGGTGTGA
- the CHKA gene encoding choline kinase alpha isoform X1: MKTKFCNGETDPSPLGLLLGCSSGGGGVVLPAAGQPPSPLAHADPEGKDPVAASRGGGASTPPSALLLPPPEEEPPLDPRTRRRAYLWCKEFLPGAWRGLREEQLRISPIRGGLSNMLFQCSLPDTIETVADEPRKVLLRLYGAILQMRSCNKGESVQSQKENDLQGAEAMVLESVMFAILAERALGPKLYGIFPQGRLEEFIPSRKLSTEELSLPDISAEIAEKMARFHGMKMPFNKEPKWLFGTMEKYLNQVLRIKFTRESRTRKLNKLLSYNLPQEMKNLRAMLEATSSPVVFCHNDCQEGNVLLLEGRENSENQKLMLIDFEYSSYNYRGFDIGNHFCEWMYDYTYEKYPFFKATALKYPSKKQQLHFISSYLSAFHDGFAKLSNEEKSKLEEEMLIEVNRFALASHFFWGLWSIIQAKISSIEFGYLEYALSRFDAYFDQKKRLKV; this comes from the exons ATGAAAACCAAGTTCTGTAACGGCGAGACCGACCCTTCCCCGCTCGggctcctcctgggctgcagttCCGGCGGGGGCGGCGTCGTCCTCCCCGCCGCTGGGCAGCCCCCCTCTCCGCTGGCTCACGCTGACCCCGAGGGGAAAGACCCCGTGGCGGCGAGCAGAGGCGGGGGCGCCTCGACCCCGCCCTccgcgctgctgctgccgccgcctgAGGAGGAGCCGCCGCTCGACCCCCGGACGCGGCGCAGGGCGTATCTGTGGTGTAAGGAGTTCCTGCCCGGCGCCtggcgggggctgcgggaggaGCAGCTGCGCATCAGCCCCATCAG AGGTGGCCTCAGCAACATGCTGTTTCAGTGCTCACTGCCTGATACCATTGAGACAGTTGCAGATGAACCACGGAAAGTTCTCCTGCGCTTATACGGTGCAATCCTGCAGATG AGGTCCTGTAACAAAGGAGAGTCTGTACAgtctcagaaggaaaatgacTTGCAA ggGGCAGAAGCCATGGTTCTGGAAAGTGTTATGTTTGCCATTCTTGCAGAGAGAGCTCTTGGCCCAAAGCTGTATGGAATCTTTCCACAAGGGCGACTGGAGGAATTCATTCCC AGCAGGAAACTAAGTACTGAAGAGCTAAGCTTACCTGATATATCTGCTGAAATAGCTGAGAAGATGGCTAGATTTCATGGCatgaaaatgccatttaatAAAGAACCTAAGTGGCTTTTTGGAACAATGGAAAA ATATCTAAATCAAGTGCTGAGGATTAAGTTTACCAGAGAATCCAGAACTAGAAAACTGAACAAACTCCTCAGTTACAATCTCCcccaggaaatgaaaaatctgaG AGCTATGCTTGAAGCTACTTCATCACCAGTTGTATTTTGCCACAATGACTGTCAAGAAG GTAATGTCTTGCTTCTGGAAGGCAGAGAGAATTCAGAAAACCAGAAGCTGATGCTCATTGACTTTGAATACAGCAGCTATAATTACCG AGGATTTGACATTGGAAATCACTTCTGTGAATGGATGTATGATTACACGTATGAGAAGTACCCATTCTTCAAAGCTACTGCTCTTAAATATCCTTCAAAGAAGCAACAG CTTCATTTTATCTCCAGTTACCTGTCTGCATTCCATGACGGCTTTGCAAAGCTGAGCAATGAAGAGAAGTCCAAACTAGAAGAGGAAATGTTGATAGAAGTTAACAG GTTTGCGCTTGCATCGCACTTCTTCTGGGGTCTGTGGTCTATTATACAAGCAAAGATCTCATCTATTGAGTTTGGTTACCTG GAATATGCGTTATCCAGATTTGATGCGTACTTTGATCAGAAGAAGAGGCTGAAGGTGTGA
- the CHKA gene encoding choline kinase alpha isoform X3 has translation MLFQCSLPDTIETVADEPRKVLLRLYGAILQMRSCNKGESVQSQKENDLQGAEAMVLESVMFAILAERALGPKLYGIFPQGRLEEFIPSRKLSTEELSLPDISAEIAEKMARFHGMKMPFNKEPKWLFGTMEKYLNQVLRIKFTRESRTRKLNKLLSYNLPQEMKNLRAMLEATSSPVVFCHNDCQEGNVLLLEGRENSENQKLMLIDFEYSSYNYRGFDIGNHFCEWMYDYTYEKYPFFKATALKYPSKKQQLHFISSYLSAFHDGFAKLSNEEKSKLEEEMLIEVNRFALASHFFWGLWSIIQAKISSIEFGYLEYALSRFDAYFDQKKRLKV, from the exons ATGCTGTTTCAGTGCTCACTGCCTGATACCATTGAGACAGTTGCAGATGAACCACGGAAAGTTCTCCTGCGCTTATACGGTGCAATCCTGCAGATG AGGTCCTGTAACAAAGGAGAGTCTGTACAgtctcagaaggaaaatgacTTGCAA ggGGCAGAAGCCATGGTTCTGGAAAGTGTTATGTTTGCCATTCTTGCAGAGAGAGCTCTTGGCCCAAAGCTGTATGGAATCTTTCCACAAGGGCGACTGGAGGAATTCATTCCC AGCAGGAAACTAAGTACTGAAGAGCTAAGCTTACCTGATATATCTGCTGAAATAGCTGAGAAGATGGCTAGATTTCATGGCatgaaaatgccatttaatAAAGAACCTAAGTGGCTTTTTGGAACAATGGAAAA ATATCTAAATCAAGTGCTGAGGATTAAGTTTACCAGAGAATCCAGAACTAGAAAACTGAACAAACTCCTCAGTTACAATCTCCcccaggaaatgaaaaatctgaG AGCTATGCTTGAAGCTACTTCATCACCAGTTGTATTTTGCCACAATGACTGTCAAGAAG GTAATGTCTTGCTTCTGGAAGGCAGAGAGAATTCAGAAAACCAGAAGCTGATGCTCATTGACTTTGAATACAGCAGCTATAATTACCG AGGATTTGACATTGGAAATCACTTCTGTGAATGGATGTATGATTACACGTATGAGAAGTACCCATTCTTCAAAGCTACTGCTCTTAAATATCCTTCAAAGAAGCAACAG CTTCATTTTATCTCCAGTTACCTGTCTGCATTCCATGACGGCTTTGCAAAGCTGAGCAATGAAGAGAAGTCCAAACTAGAAGAGGAAATGTTGATAGAAGTTAACAG GTTTGCGCTTGCATCGCACTTCTTCTGGGGTCTGTGGTCTATTATACAAGCAAAGATCTCATCTATTGAGTTTGGTTACCTG GAATATGCGTTATCCAGATTTGATGCGTACTTTGATCAGAAGAAGAGGCTGAAGGTGTGA
- the CHKA gene encoding choline kinase alpha isoform X4, translated as MLFQCSLPDTIETVADEPRKVLLRLYGAILQMGAEAMVLESVMFAILAERALGPKLYGIFPQGRLEEFIPSRKLSTEELSLPDISAEIAEKMARFHGMKMPFNKEPKWLFGTMEKYLNQVLRIKFTRESRTRKLNKLLSYNLPQEMKNLRAMLEATSSPVVFCHNDCQEGNVLLLEGRENSENQKLMLIDFEYSSYNYRGFDIGNHFCEWMYDYTYEKYPFFKATALKYPSKKQQLHFISSYLSAFHDGFAKLSNEEKSKLEEEMLIEVNRFALASHFFWGLWSIIQAKISSIEFGYLEYALSRFDAYFDQKKRLKV; from the exons ATGCTGTTTCAGTGCTCACTGCCTGATACCATTGAGACAGTTGCAGATGAACCACGGAAAGTTCTCCTGCGCTTATACGGTGCAATCCTGCAGATG ggGGCAGAAGCCATGGTTCTGGAAAGTGTTATGTTTGCCATTCTTGCAGAGAGAGCTCTTGGCCCAAAGCTGTATGGAATCTTTCCACAAGGGCGACTGGAGGAATTCATTCCC AGCAGGAAACTAAGTACTGAAGAGCTAAGCTTACCTGATATATCTGCTGAAATAGCTGAGAAGATGGCTAGATTTCATGGCatgaaaatgccatttaatAAAGAACCTAAGTGGCTTTTTGGAACAATGGAAAA ATATCTAAATCAAGTGCTGAGGATTAAGTTTACCAGAGAATCCAGAACTAGAAAACTGAACAAACTCCTCAGTTACAATCTCCcccaggaaatgaaaaatctgaG AGCTATGCTTGAAGCTACTTCATCACCAGTTGTATTTTGCCACAATGACTGTCAAGAAG GTAATGTCTTGCTTCTGGAAGGCAGAGAGAATTCAGAAAACCAGAAGCTGATGCTCATTGACTTTGAATACAGCAGCTATAATTACCG AGGATTTGACATTGGAAATCACTTCTGTGAATGGATGTATGATTACACGTATGAGAAGTACCCATTCTTCAAAGCTACTGCTCTTAAATATCCTTCAAAGAAGCAACAG CTTCATTTTATCTCCAGTTACCTGTCTGCATTCCATGACGGCTTTGCAAAGCTGAGCAATGAAGAGAAGTCCAAACTAGAAGAGGAAATGTTGATAGAAGTTAACAG GTTTGCGCTTGCATCGCACTTCTTCTGGGGTCTGTGGTCTATTATACAAGCAAAGATCTCATCTATTGAGTTTGGTTACCTG GAATATGCGTTATCCAGATTTGATGCGTACTTTGATCAGAAGAAGAGGCTGAAGGTGTGA